The genomic interval acacacacttcctacCGAGTGCATCATGGCGACAGCCTCTACAGGAAACAGTCCCTTGGCCGTCTCCCCTGACAACATCACGCAGTCGGCCCCGTCCAGCACGGCGTTGGCCACGTCCCCGCCCTCTGCTCGGGTGGGCCGCGGGTGGGACACCATGCTCTCcagcatctacacacacacacacacacacacacacacacacacacacacacacacacgcacacacacaaatgcacgcacacacacacacacacacacacacacacacacacacagaaacacacacatgcacttaagcacacatgcagtcacatagagacacacacatgtagacacacacacacacacacacacacacacacacacacacacacacacacacacacacacacacacacacacacacacacacacacacacaaccacagatacacacaggacaggacaggcaTTAATGCTTTGAGAGGAGAAAAAACATGAGGAGGACAAGGGTAATTGCTTCAGCTATAGATTGCTGgagtagagaagagagaggtcgATGAgcgagagacagcaagagagagaagaaagagagagatgattgCTGGAGACACACAGTCCCGCATTATTGGTCAGTAAGGAGACAGACACTTCAAACATAAGAGAGGTCGTCACATGAACGTCAAGTTCCTATCCCTATATGCAAATGCATGtttgtccatctgtgtgtgtgtgtgtgtgtgtgtgtgtgtgtgtgtgtgtgtgtgtgtgtgtgtgtgtgtgtgtgtgtgtgtgtgtgtgtgtgtgtgtgtatgtgtgtgtgtgtgtgtgtgtgtgtgtgtgtgtgtctgtgtgtttatttgtgtgtctgtgtatgcttcgggtgtgtgtgcgtgtgtggcagaCCTGCTAGAGTGCTGTCTCTCTGAGGGCTGTGGCATTAACCAGACTTGGTGCAATGACTCATGTTGCCtaattcatgtgtgtttgtgtgtgtgtgtgtgtgtgtatgtgtctgtgtgtgtgtgcgtgtgtgtttatgcttgtgtgagtgggagtgcctgtatgtttgcatggatgggagtgtgtgtgcgtgttttcatgcatatgtgtgtgtgtgtgtgtgtgtgcgggagacggcggggtgtatgtgtgagcgtgagtgttCATGACAGCCGACTAGACTTTGGTGGTGTGAAGGCGGTGGGGCAGAAGAACACGGGGCTATCATGCATGTGTTCCAGCATCACCCCCTTGTTCATTTATACGGATGGAATCCATTACCCAGCTGgtttgcgtgtgtacgtgtgcgcaggcatgcctgtgtgtatggAAGGCCGAAAGCGTTCAAGCTTTCGTCATGTCTCATTTTATCTTTCTGCCGTGCTATTTAACGTATTAAGAAGCGTGTTTAATATCCCGTTCTGACAACAGTGAGCAGCCATTAAGTATGAACCTTCTCCGCCCAGTCAACCATGATAAAAGTCAGACCCCAGCAGTCCATCAATGATCTTTCTAACCGTCTGCCCTGTGCATTCACTCCACTACACCGGGTGTTTAATCCATCTTCAAGTTATCGGTAATACACTGCAGActtagactgggtagccccgcccactcTGCCGGCAATTTGAGTTCgtcctgcagaagggtctggagaagaacatgcatttctttctatttttgATACGTTTTGCGGGAGCTAATCACCAatctggcttttccccctggcgcccgattggctggttcaacacaaCGACGACAGAGAAGCGACGGCATGCAGACAATTGCAAACAGAGTcgtttgaactaggcccattgatcacgcctcttgtgctgaagaaaatgacaacaTCTTcaccagaccaacgtgcaatctaggATTGAGCTCGGTCCCTGCTCCAACGGGACCTCCCACATTTAACTGTTGATTCTTGGCAGTGAAACGTGGCGATAAGCATTGGAAGAATTGGGGAAAAGCGTTGTTAAAGAGTGGCTGCTGGCGCACCATTGGCTCACGGGGTAGAGCGGGTACCATAAAGGTCCAGACCTgatcgcagcgacccgggttcaaTTCCCGCACAATTGACATCATATTAATATGCAATGATGTAAAATGCGACTTCATGAAAGAACACTGTATTTTACGTAGATTTTTCACCTGCGTAGCACAGGTGACGGGCTTGGtgctctgcagtgtgtgtgagcggggcTGACCTGCGTAGCACAGATGACGGGCTTGCCGGCGGCGTTGCAGCGTCCGGTCATCATCTTCTGGGCAATGAAAACTTTCTCTGCCGGAATCTCAATGCCCAGGTCGCCCCTGGCAACCATCACCCCATCACTCGCCGCCAGGATCTCGTCGAAACTaacgtggggaggggggagaggaggcttGTTATAAATAGTCCAGGCAGGAGTTTGGGGTGTATAGGAATcattatcttttttttgtgaAGTATTTATTTGGGATGTGCTGCCATGAAACAATAGCAGCAAACAATAGCAGATTTTTTCCAATCATCCATAATAATTGTTTGAAATAAATTGGCAAGCTGGGAGTGTAAATGATCCTCAACCTTACTGTCTGTAACGCtatggagagaagggagaagatGCATACAATTGTAATCAAGCAATATATTATACGGTGTAATAACTTTGAAAGGAAATAATCTCACAGAATGATGAGTCATGAAAGACATCGGATCCAAGGAGATACCATGTTGGAGTCACAGTCACCAGACCAGGACTTCAAGGTACAAAGTGGATCACACAAAGTAGTGTCAGCTATTTAACACTTTGTCTGAGTGTTTGAAGTGGCAGTTATTTTTAACACAAACATCTCGATCGACCATCATAGATCTTAACCGTCTTGGTAGGGCAAGGCTGACCTACATCTATTTGTCAGTCTGTGACAACAGGCAGTCTAGCAAAATAGGTTTCCGGTCAGAAGTGGATTTATACACCATCGGTGCAGCTGTTTATTCCTCTTAGCACTACCGGCATTGTAGGTGaaataatgtgttttaattCTGCCGGATAGTGTAGCTAGTGTTTACTATTATAACTATGATACTATCAGTGTAAGACACCTCACTGTACACCTAACACATCTGTGCACAAAGGATTTGTGTGAGGACTTTTACTTCCCTTGCGCATAATATTTCTCTGCTTGCGAGACCAATAATATAGCCTGTCAGGAGCAATCATTAGTTGAGTGAGCACACAAACTAAAGCAGAACCCAATTTATGCCCTTGAGCGCACAAATACTGTCTTAGCTCTCGTGCTGGCAAAGTGTTTTCCTGCTCGCTCTGGTATTTTTCTGCTCGCCTGGGTCCAATTGGAATTGTGAGTGGAGCCAGCCTTTGCAATCGTATCCCTGAATCTGATTGGTTGCATGTTTTCCAAAAAGCTTTTGAGGTGCTCTGAGGATTTCTTGGGGTCCATGATGCAAGTCCACATTTAACCAAGAGGCTGCTGAAGAGCCGAGGTCTCAGAACGTGCTTTGGAGAACAATAAAGCACAGAGATGCACCTCAGACAGAGTGCGGTTATTAACAAAACATATGATTATGGTGCCATGAATAAAAGCAGGATCATCAGGGAACCATTGCCTCAGCCCTGAAGAATAGCATTATTCAGAATATAGAATATCAACAGACCAGGTACTTAAACGTTAAAAATGGTCATCAGTAAAGAACAAACTAAAGGAAACTACGTTAATTGTAAGCATTGCCATATTGTGCCTGAGATTGTCTTATGAAGTATAATAACTCTGGACAgctaaatacatatatatatcaatcGCGTTTAGGGATACATTGGCCAATCACTCTCAAATTCAGATGGCGACCAATAGAGCCCCACCCTCATATCCGGGCGTGCAGTGGACCTCAGTTATGCGCTGCTCACTCTCTGTGTGCGCTCAACTAATGATTTCCTCCTCCCAGGCTAGATGTATTATTGCTCCTGGAGTAAAAAGCCTAATAAATTATTACAAattatcatataaatatatcattTAATTTGATCCAAAATATGATATAAATGATTTCGGGTTACatttacacatttacatttacatttgaaaaAATCTCACAACCAGGGTCATttctagcctggctccgcccgcctaagtacttccgctcaattttgaTTTCCCTTcggtactaggtctgggtctgcggtatgttagttgTTTCTCTCCATCCAaattttctgcgtccaatcagcgaacagagggagtggctgagaacaatgacgttaaagtcagcccTCGTTGatggacatcttcacgcacggtgtttggtttgtttacggCCTGCGcacaacgtgattcccggccaaacgttagcgatcggttatggcagatccagaggggcactgggcagatccactAGTTTTAAACTtaaacagacacccgccttcaagtgagttaatgtTTGtaaattgagtaggtccagactctcaaatgcaaatgaaatgaagtaggagagtctggtaggacctaGGACCAGGCAAGGACATTTCTAGGTGAAACTGAAGATCATAATCTACAATCAGAGAAGGTAAATAAATGCCATGAAAGAGAATATGAAATAATTACTTATAAGTAAAAAAAATCCAGCCTAAATGGCCATGTCTAATATGCAACCAATGAATAGCTAAGGGTTGAATGATAATCATCTATGCTCCTATCTCTGTTCCAGTTGTACAAATCAAACATGTACGATCTGTACGGCACCGGCTCGCCTGGGACCCACACAGACTCCCCAGCCCCCACATCCCACGCCGTGTTCCGACGGTCCCCAGGGACCTGCACTATCCTGCCCACACTAAAGGCGCCTCTAGAGAACCAGGCTCCAGTCCTCCCGTGTGCTCCTGTCTTAGAGTGGCTCCCTGACCGCCCTGCGGGTCCCTCAAGGTGCCCCCGCCCCACCTCACTCGTCCGGGGTCCGCCGCCACTCACTTTTGCACCCCCTGGCGGCTCTCCACCTTGCTGATGACCTTGATGGCGTGGCCGCGCTCCCCCAGCGCACGCCGCACCTCCTTGACGTCCTGCGCCGAGCGGATGAAGCTGGCGAACACCATGTCCACGCCTTGGGCCACGCCGAAGCGCAGGTCGGCCTCGTCGCGCTCGCTCACCGCCGGCATGTCCAGCAGGTCGCAGCCGGGCAGGTTCACCCCCTTACGGCTGCACAGCAGGCCGCCCGCCTCCACCACCGTGTCCACCCAATCAGGGCCTGGCGTTGAGCggagcaggaagtgaggtcataATTACAAAGGCATCTATTTTTTCAAGTATgtggaaaacacagaaaaaattGGAAAGATGTTAACAGTCAATTTAAGTTTACCGAAGTAAACTGAAATAAAGTGTGAAGAGTCTCTTAGGGAATTAGTTGGTGTGTTTTACAACCACCCGTTGGAACCAGCAGAGCAATCTATTCAGCCAGGTATGATATTACCGAAGTTGGGCTGGGATCTACATTTTAACCGTCATACCAGTTTCCAGGACTTTGAGTGCGATGAGGCCGTCGTCGATGTAGATCTGGCCTCCCTTCTGGATGACCTTGGGCAGGCTGGGGTAGTCCACCCAGACCATGCTCCCATCAGTGTGGTCCTTGTCAGCCTCCGCCGTCACCACGCGCACCTGATCCCCCTTCTtcagctccacctccccctccacgctCTGTACTCACgagcaccacgcacacacacgcacacacacacacacacacacacacacacacacacacacacacacacacacacacacacacacacacacacacacacacacacacacacacacacacacacacacacacagacaaacagaactTATTATAAAGTTCCTTATTGAATCATAAAATTCTACTATCCAAACACATCTCAGCTGCTTCATCCGGCTGAGGAAGGTGATGCTGGATAATTGAGACGCAGCTAATCTGTAATAAACAGAAGCACTACCCAACACAAAATGTAACAActgaaacattttcttttgacTCATTTAGGATCATAGCCcatcatgtttattttttttactggatTTCATTTGTATGGTAAAGTATTTAGTATTGAGGCTTTCCTCTTTAACATGCAAATCATATTAGGAGCCAAGTATCTTGTGCTTCCTGCCTTCCCACCCTAATGATCATATTTTATATGGCCAATGATATACATGATATGTTGTGGCACAATGGGCAGAAAGTACTTCCTGGCACAGCTAGCTCCAAACATACAGCATCTACATGTTATATTGCCACATGTGGTTTTAAATCCATCAGTGGGTTTAGGGCTCTGGCAAATAGAACATTGATCAGACACTCAGCTGGATCCAgctctaagagagagagagagagagagagagagagagagacagcaatacagagacacagagacaaatagagagggagatacagagagacacacaaagacaaagagacacagggagagacacacagagacacagagcgacacagacacagagacatagaAAGACACAGAGGCACAGCGAGAcaaatagagacacagagagacagagagagagatggtggaagtgagagagtaagacagacaagcagaggaagagcgagggagagagaaagtgagaaatacagagagaggcagagcaagagagattGCGAGGTGAGaaagagacgcagagagacacagagatatagagaaagagacacagagagacgcagagagatatagagaaagagacacagagagactatCATAGAGAGAGAAACCTGCTTTGCATAAACACCCAAGATCTTGGTGGGTTGATATACTGTTTATTTTGGTTcaagcatgcatgtgtgtgtgtgtgtgtatgtgtgtgtgtttgtgtgagtttgtgtgtgtgtgaatacacttCAACCCAGGGATTCCTGAATGGTAATAACACCCATTTACGTTCTTTGCATTTACACGGTGCATACCCCACTGATGGGATTCAGATCCCACTTACAGCCATGTTGAATAAGGTGTTGTATTCCACTCACCCCTTTGACCAATCCCGTGCGGATCTCTGGGCCCTTGGTATCCAAGGCGATGGCTACTGGCCTATAGTACAAGGGGTCGGAGGTTATCGTCTCCACTGCCTCGCGTATATTCTTGATAGTGTCGCCATggtactgagagagagaaaaggatagagagagagagagagagagagagagagagagagagagagagagagagagagagagagagagagagagagagagagagagagagagagagagagagagagagagagagagatgcagagagaaagacagagaggagaggatagaatTAATTATGTCAGTCAATGACCACCACTGAGTACTATGACTACACCTGACTACTTTGACCTCTGTGCACCCAAGAGGCATGCACCCAGGGTTGTGTCATTGGCTTACATTCACAGACGTGGTCCAGGTTTAATGTAAACTTTCCTGTATTACATCCACAACAAAAGGAAATGGTTATAGTGTTGTTCAAATCCTTCCCCATCCGTCTCCTAACCACCTGAAATGGTAATGGTGTCAGTCTCCTAACCACATGAAATGGTAATGGCGTCAATCTTCTAACCACCTGAAATGGTAATGGTGTCAGCCCCCTAATCACCTGAAATGGTAATGGTGTCAGTCTCCTAACCACCTGAAATGATAATGGTGTCAGCCTCCTAATCACCTGAAATGGTAATGGTGCTGGTCTGATGACCACCTGAAATGGTCCTGGGAGAAGGGCTCCTGCTATTTGCTCCGATGTGGTTCGGGAGAATACACTCAGCATCCGTTTGCATCAGGCATGGATTGCTTCAATTCAGTGTGTACCATAGACTCTCTAGCAGATAGACTCGCTATGACATACGTTCCGGACGTAGATCTGATGTCATCCGGCTACAGCAATAATAATATGACAGTAATGTATCTCATATTCGGTCCACTACGTCTCCTTTATACAGGATAAGGAGAGGAGGCCTGAAGCTACTGCTGCAGTGTGTGGGGAGGTGACTGAGAGGGTAACTGTTTCTGATGCCCGGTCGGGGACATGGCCTTCTCCTCTCCACTGGTCCAGCGCCTTACATAACTGGAGGCTGGGGGGCTGGAGGCGGGGTGGTGATGAGGCACTGCATGCCTGACAAGCTTAAGTACACAACCAGGGGTTGTTGCACAATGTTTAATTAGAATTAGCGGGAATTTCCCCCTGGAGACTAAGACACATAAACCTATAAGTAACTAAATGTTATACTCATGTGTGTAGTATTTATTGTCTGGAGATTTTCATCATTGTATTTTAATTCACATTATTCTCAGTCTCTTTTTGTTCTTAAAATCATTACAGAAAAACTTTTTAGTTATAATTTGTTGGATTTATTCTCTTCGTACCAATATATTGAAGTAGTATTGATGGATCATTCAGATCCAAAATGCTATCAGGAGCCCAAGCCAATCATTCTGGAGGGATGAGGTAATAAACTGACTGTAGAGCTGAGGAAACGCCCCAGGATAAACAACGATGCCCCAGTCCTTCAACAGCTCATTTAACAGACCTAACCACCAGTTATCATCACAACTAGATTGGGGtaatacgttgacatttaaatgaCATTTAAGACGACGTATCACCAGACCTCCCCGCGGGGGAGACGCCGTGCTGTAACCAGTAGGGCAGAGTGGAACACGGACCCCTACCTCATGGGAGCCGTGGGAGAAGTTGAGCCGGGCGATGTTCATCCCCGCTTTCACCATCTCCTGCAGCTTGGGGATGGAGCGGGAGgccggccctgggggggggggggagacacaggaggggggggggggggacagttaTAGATCATCAACTGGATCACCCAGCTCACTgatccgtccccccccccccccccccccccccccccgacacaggTGCAATCCTCCCGGTGTTGAACCCTCCTCCCAGCAGGGGGCCTGTCTACGGAGAGCCCCCGCTGCCCTGGTATCGAGTGTGAGGTATTGACCGGCGTTAATATTGAAGCGTTACTAAACACTGCCAGATAAAAGTGAGATAAGAAGTTTGGCGAGGAGTGCACATACATGTTATATGCACATACATGTCATAAAGATCACCAAAGGCTGTGGGAGGGGAAAACCCGGACGCATGTCACTCCATTGGTCGACTCTCTCTGAGTCCTGGACAGGACCGCTGAAGAGGATCGTCCCCTGCCATTGGCTGACCCACTCACCGATGGTGCAGATGATGCTGGTGTTCCGGGCCGTGATTGGCTCCTGGTTGATGTCCAGCAGACAGAGGTGCTCCAGGAAGGTGTCGGCCATGCTGGCGTCCAGCCGCTGCCGCTGGATGAAGGAGTCTGGCAGGGTCATGTTGTCAGAGTAGCGCCTCAAACGAGCTGCTGTAGGAGGAGGGTCCGAGACGAGAGGAGTCAGCGCTCATTAATGCACTAGTGTGCTCGTTAGCCCCTAACGAGGGTTGTAACCAATCAGGAGCGCCCTAACTTACCAGGAGTTATCTTTCAAAAAATCGAAATCTTTAAAACTAGACAACATTTGCCATCTGAATGAGAGTGTATTTGAAATGCAGAACAGAATCATGCATCTCAGTTTTTCAGGCCATgatcatacacaaacaaaaaatccTTCCATTGGGCCGAGGGTAGGTGGATGTTTATTTCCAATCAACTTCAAACATTTGAAGGGCTTTCTGTTTGAATAAAAGTGATGGCTGCCGTCCAAATGTAACAATACGGACACAGCTACACCTGCTGGATAGAGGTGAGAGGGCCATGACGTAACATCCCTGTAGTCATTGCTTCACCCCCATAGGATTATCTACAGCAccatagtatatatatatatatatatatatatacagccacaaacatatatactgtttgtacacatacaaacacatatgcatatataaatatatatcaaatatgTCTATGTGCATGTTGGACGTGCATCGGGGGACCATAGGGGAGACCATAGAGGTCGTGAAGGTTTACATGCAGCCTGGTGGACTCCTGCAGGGCCGAGGAGCACAGGAGCGGTGATAAAGAGAATGTGTCCTGCTGCTGATAGGCTGCGGTACGCGACACAGATGACATTTGAACAcaggtaggggaggggaggctgcAGCGGACATCGCAGAGAGAATATTATAACGTACTGCCAGATGACATTCAACCTAAGTATTGCTTATTTTCCTGTCCCTTCGATGTTTAATTGGGCCGCTTCAAGGGCCCGGATTGACATTTCTTCCATATTCTCTGAACACATTCTGCTAAATAATGTATTGACCTGTGAGAGCCTGGAAGGAACCCATTTGCTGGAACATCTGTCCAattatctgtccgtctgtctgtctgtctgtctatctatccattCAAATATCTATTTATATCATCACGGATCCACAGATCCAGAGTCACAACTCATATTCACTATACAACTCTCACTaggctaaaaatatatatatgctgcACCCAATGTTTAGTCACCTCAAGGTCATACACTCATGCTAAAATGTAATCGTATTATTTGAACAGACCTTTGTATGGCAAGATTGACAGTAAGTAAACGAATTAGGGTTGAATTTAAATTAATCATATCTGACAGGCTAGACAATAATCTTAATTGTAAACACAAATAATATAAACCGGTTCAAACTGGATCGGAAACACCTGATGTTTATGACAAAAAAGCTATAAAGCTGTATGCATACTTGTTATTACCCATAATGCCTCGGTCAGATGTCCAGACTGTTGCTCAACCTGAAGTATTCAGGTAGCTAATAAACAACGTAATTTAGAATTGTATGACGAGGTTCTTCTTATACACTACATTTATTATATCTGTTGAAATGATATGAAGCAGGTGGCTTTACGCTACAGGGGTATTTTGAGATCTGGGAAAGATATTTTTGGCATGTTGAAGGGCTTTCAGGCGCGATAATGCATCCAATTTATAGGATGCCACAATCAGCACAGCCTCTcccagcagggtggaggagaaagtggAGGGGAGAGTGCATGGGAGAGGGGCGGAGGGGAaactgggagagggggagagggggagagggggaggggagtgggagggtTGGGGGACGGTAgctaaggagagaagaggaggaacccATCCACATCcagacactgacagacagacaagttCATCCACAAAAACAACAGGACTGGCTGGTAACGGGAGGTAAGCATACGAGTGAAACAcataggaaagagagagaacaattaTGGCTTACTAACTCATGTTACATCAGATTtgattaatacaatttaaatcATGAATTCAATCAGTTTGTGCGTGGAAGTGGATCACACCTCACAGCAGCGTTCCATGTTTTAGAATCAGAATCTGATTCACATGGGAGTATAGTAGAGATGAGGGCATCCAGATTGAACTCTATTCCCtaacaacagacacacagaggacacGCTCTGCTGAAGCACGGGTGCTGGAATACATTAGGCAGCCCAGAACAAACTCCCAGTAGACGCCGGTAAGTA from Gadus morhua chromosome 11, gadMor3.0, whole genome shotgun sequence carries:
- the pklr gene encoding pyruvate kinase PKLR isoform X1; the protein is MAARLRRYSDNMTLPDSFIQRQRLDASMADTFLEHLCLLDINQEPITARNTSIICTIGPASRSIPKLQEMVKAGMNIARLNFSHGSHEYHGDTIKNIREAVETITSDPLYYRPVAIALDTKGPEIRTGLVKGSVEGEVELKKGDQVRVVTAEADKDHTDGSMVWVDYPSLPKVIQKGGQIYIDDGLIALKVLETGPDWVDTVVEAGGLLCSRKGVNLPGCDLLDMPAVSERDEADLRFGVAQGVDMVFASFIRSAQDVKEVRRALGERGHAIKVISKVESRQGVQNFDEILAASDGVMVARGDLGIEIPAEKVFIAQKMMTGRCNAAGKPVICATQMLESMVSHPRPTRAEGGDVANAVLDGADCVMLSGETAKGLFPVEAVAMMHSICREAEAAIFHQQLFEELRRLTPLSYDPTEVTAIGAVESSFKCYAGAIIVLSTTGRSAHLLSRYRPRCPIVAVTRSPQVARQSQLLRGVFPALFHPLPAPVWADDVDNRVDFGFEIGKARGFFKPGDMVIIVTGWIPGSGHTNIMRAVNVP
- the pklr gene encoding pyruvate kinase PKLR isoform X2, which produces MTLPDSFIQRQRLDASMADTFLEHLCLLDINQEPITARNTSIICTIGPASRSIPKLQEMVKAGMNIARLNFSHGSHEYHGDTIKNIREAVETITSDPLYYRPVAIALDTKGPEIRTGLVKGSVEGEVELKKGDQVRVVTAEADKDHTDGSMVWVDYPSLPKVIQKGGQIYIDDGLIALKVLETGPDWVDTVVEAGGLLCSRKGVNLPGCDLLDMPAVSERDEADLRFGVAQGVDMVFASFIRSAQDVKEVRRALGERGHAIKVISKVESRQGVQNFDEILAASDGVMVARGDLGIEIPAEKVFIAQKMMTGRCNAAGKPVICATQMLESMVSHPRPTRAEGGDVANAVLDGADCVMLSGETAKGLFPVEAVAMMHSICREAEAAIFHQQLFEELRRLTPLSYDPTEVTAIGAVESSFKCYAGAIIVLSTTGRSAHLLSRYRPRCPIVAVTRSPQVARQSQLLRGVFPALFHPLPAPVWADDVDNRVDFGFEIGKARGFFKPGDMVIIVTGWIPGSGHTNIMRAVNVP